One genomic window of Leptospira paudalimensis includes the following:
- the rsgA gene encoding ribosome small subunit-dependent GTPase A: MGKELFTIARIFGAYYEIYSEATSYALAVLKGKLRLKNSNERHPFVVGDMILAEKSSGEEWVISERLERKNYLTRKSDKGDSHVLCANLDQVAILASCKDPETKPGFIDRLLAASYHTEIPPLIIFTKKDLVSEEEITDRETYYRELGYDVMSVSLLSEESILPLWEKIKGKRTFLCGNSGVGKSTLMNHLHQKTVQRTNLVSGSTKKGKHTTTNSFALFLEGNTVLIDSPGVKEWGILHLTPIELWESFPELRKVKESCQEIYCCELGSECPMRKYMNETMDETRKKSLESMIESLENPYRVTRRDHWSKAVTKRY; the protein is encoded by the coding sequence TTGGGTAAAGAACTATTTACAATCGCTCGTATCTTTGGTGCCTATTATGAAATTTATTCAGAGGCCACTTCCTATGCCCTAGCTGTACTCAAAGGGAAACTCCGCCTTAAAAATTCAAACGAACGCCATCCCTTCGTGGTCGGTGACATGATTCTAGCCGAAAAATCGTCGGGGGAAGAGTGGGTCATCTCAGAACGATTGGAACGTAAAAACTACCTCACTCGCAAAAGTGATAAAGGCGACAGTCATGTGTTATGTGCAAATTTAGACCAAGTGGCAATCCTTGCTTCTTGTAAAGACCCAGAAACAAAACCAGGGTTTATAGACAGACTACTCGCCGCTTCCTATCATACAGAAATTCCACCTCTGATCATTTTTACAAAAAAGGATCTTGTTTCTGAAGAAGAGATTACAGATAGAGAAACCTACTATAGAGAGTTAGGTTATGATGTCATGAGTGTATCCCTTCTTTCTGAAGAATCGATCCTACCTCTATGGGAAAAAATTAAAGGCAAACGTACGTTCCTCTGTGGAAACTCAGGTGTGGGCAAATCCACTCTCATGAACCACCTCCACCAAAAAACCGTTCAACGAACCAATTTGGTAAGTGGTTCTACAAAAAAAGGAAAACACACCACCACCAATTCCTTTGCTCTATTTTTGGAAGGAAATACCGTCCTCATCGACTCCCCAGGCGTCAAAGAATGGGGGATTTTGCACCTCACTCCAATCGAACTTTGGGAAAGTTTTCCTGAATTACGCAAAGTAAAGGAAAGTTGTCAGGAAATTTATTGCTGTGAACTGGGTTCTGAGTGTCCAATGCGTAAATACATGAATGAAACCATGGACGAAACCCGAAAAAAGAGCCTCGAATCCATGATCGAAAGTTTGGAGAACCCCTACCGTGTGACCCGCAGGGACCATTGGTCAAAAGCTGTCACAAAAAGATATTAG
- a CDS encoding LBF_2804 family protein — protein sequence MSTDRYKPGILEQWGRRVLISLRTLTKEQKSEGEKGFSNVSKRLLFWGSFWSFWIGFFPSVLFVYLSVYLPPISFESFSKVSYEGLFWFVSLLTIVTVIEFYLLFRLGFYLSYQMAKAADVELADEPELITPIPGMMARLVLEIPDPRIRLYGIDPYKHLNERALFFRTLLYKSKVFLSNIFAKLMLKVILGRTSLRFLIEYISGPITGIWDAVTTYMILFELRKRIITRKLADSILLQIKAKNRNPKLIESVLRSVALSIVYTKTFHPNFEYLLFGLLGLLPKRANLQNLDDWEHFVLSLQGLTTEEKKWPVSVFAICASFDGKLNAEELNAFVGLSEHSPTWILERVRFLSATIQKGELTESFLWMEKILPKEGKT from the coding sequence ATGAGTACAGATCGTTACAAACCAGGAATTTTAGAACAATGGGGGCGCCGAGTTCTCATTTCCTTGCGTACTCTTACGAAAGAACAGAAGTCCGAAGGAGAGAAAGGTTTTTCGAATGTTTCGAAACGGCTCCTCTTTTGGGGGAGTTTTTGGTCTTTTTGGATTGGATTTTTCCCTTCCGTTCTCTTTGTGTATCTTTCTGTATATTTACCTCCTATTTCTTTCGAATCCTTCTCCAAGGTTTCGTATGAAGGTCTCTTTTGGTTTGTATCCTTACTCACCATCGTGACTGTGATTGAGTTTTACCTCTTGTTTCGATTGGGGTTCTATCTTTCTTACCAGATGGCAAAGGCAGCTGATGTGGAACTGGCAGACGAACCCGAACTCATCACACCGATTCCTGGGATGATGGCACGACTTGTTTTGGAAATCCCTGACCCAAGGATCCGTTTGTATGGAATTGATCCCTATAAACATTTAAACGAGAGAGCATTGTTCTTTCGCACATTACTCTATAAAAGTAAGGTTTTCCTTTCCAATATCTTCGCAAAACTAATGTTAAAAGTGATTTTGGGTAGGACAAGTTTACGGTTTCTCATTGAATACATCTCAGGTCCCATCACAGGGATTTGGGATGCTGTCACCACCTACATGATTCTTTTTGAACTCCGAAAACGAATCATCACACGAAAATTAGCAGATTCCATTTTACTCCAAATCAAAGCAAAAAACCGAAATCCAAAACTCATTGAATCGGTGTTACGTTCTGTGGCCCTTTCTATAGTCTATACCAAAACCTTCCATCCCAATTTTGAATACTTACTCTTTGGGTTACTTGGGCTTTTACCCAAAAGAGCAAATTTACAAAACCTGGATGATTGGGAACATTTTGTTTTGTCGTTACAAGGCCTTACAACAGAAGAGAAAAAATGGCCAGTATCTGTCTTTGCCATATGTGCTTCCTTTGATGGAAAATTAAATGCAGAAGAGCTTAATGCTTTTGTCGGCCTCAGTGAACATTCACCCACCTGGATTTTGGAACGTGTACGTTTTTTAAGTGCGACCATCCAAAAAGGAGAACTAACAGAATCTTTCCTTTGGATGGAAAAAATCCTTCCAAAAGAAGGAAAGACCTAA
- a CDS encoding ATP-binding protein — protein sequence MKLKLENFGIFSSKEFPIERITVFTGPNESGKTTILDAFVSALVKVVGSTKYGTILNVRYQANRKSDLGVSKQSLSQNLYLNSLVIREGNMDVGSEKELIQVIEQSIFDSGYNPTHLKEMAEQQVAKTGVRKVAKDWMATLSELESAKQKFDLSERTLNQIANQFAELPTWELERQSKKAEVETLTIERTNLQKQFEELKEKELHTEADRVYQQILQWEMFSSANKEEVAGLQVDAEKKAKELEENIRSKKQKISLQKEQIGSSDSKIESVKTSKTQSETKFQSLEFYYSSFETWKETVNKFQQDFPVVSVVTWNPTNRNLAFGSFVGVLISLIAVLFTDYGFGMYLPLILFLGLTLFFGTKMKDTRLEKDESKWNEMVRRIASEMETKTLGVWKPDSLHLDSLQMAFQRFDREYTKQKLELQSLKEQITKLESEFETLQNQSKKEKLELEELETSLTKLYQSLGVKSLSELSERLVEARLKQDKIKTLEDNLRLEGKKWGTTDTETLKLKLKDKISDWEKKGIGKGFELEDRTNKQKLETVIQERSETIRHLEQRIVELEKKLETGKAVLESQMVPAQREWESSKKILETKEKKKAELEKNYQAFEVLIELFSEMEAESTDKMSSLVRSLQHRMDAIKGSLPTKQIKWDGFSDEIQVETEANEAKMGFGQLSTGTREQISYVLRLEYAFRIGTQYKLPYLLLDEPFRHMDNVRRNAALEYTLQCILNAGEEWKLVLFSFDEDLVTTIKGLAEKWKLPCQIHSLIKPVS from the coding sequence GTGAAACTGAAATTAGAAAACTTCGGAATTTTTTCCTCAAAAGAATTTCCCATCGAACGGATCACCGTGTTTACAGGTCCCAATGAATCAGGAAAAACTACCATCTTAGACGCGTTTGTATCAGCCCTTGTCAAAGTGGTAGGTAGTACAAAGTATGGAACCATCCTCAATGTCAGATACCAGGCCAATCGAAAATCCGATTTGGGTGTGTCCAAACAATCACTCTCTCAAAATTTATACTTAAACTCCCTTGTGATCCGAGAAGGGAATATGGATGTGGGATCCGAAAAAGAACTCATCCAAGTCATCGAACAATCCATATTTGACAGTGGTTATAACCCAACTCACTTAAAGGAAATGGCGGAACAACAAGTGGCAAAAACTGGTGTCAGAAAAGTTGCCAAAGATTGGATGGCTACACTTTCTGAATTAGAATCCGCCAAACAAAAGTTTGATCTGAGTGAGCGAACTCTAAACCAAATCGCAAATCAATTTGCCGAACTACCTACTTGGGAATTGGAACGACAGTCCAAAAAAGCCGAAGTAGAAACTTTGACAATCGAACGAACAAATCTCCAAAAACAATTCGAAGAGTTAAAAGAAAAAGAACTCCATACGGAAGCAGACCGAGTGTACCAACAAATCCTACAATGGGAAATGTTTTCTTCCGCTAACAAAGAAGAGGTGGCGGGATTACAGGTAGATGCAGAAAAAAAAGCAAAAGAATTAGAAGAAAACATTCGCTCCAAAAAACAAAAAATTTCTCTCCAAAAGGAACAAATTGGTTCCTCGGATTCCAAAATCGAATCCGTAAAAACTTCCAAAACCCAATCCGAAACCAAATTCCAGTCGTTAGAATTTTATTATTCATCCTTTGAAACTTGGAAAGAAACGGTGAACAAATTCCAACAAGATTTTCCTGTTGTTTCCGTTGTCACTTGGAATCCAACAAACAGGAATTTGGCGTTTGGTTCCTTTGTGGGAGTCCTCATTTCTCTGATTGCTGTTTTATTCACTGACTACGGTTTTGGGATGTATTTACCACTTATTCTCTTTTTAGGGCTCACTTTGTTTTTTGGAACAAAGATGAAAGATACCCGGTTGGAAAAAGACGAATCCAAATGGAACGAAATGGTGAGGCGAATTGCCAGTGAAATGGAAACTAAAACCTTGGGTGTTTGGAAACCAGATTCTTTACACTTAGATTCCCTGCAAATGGCCTTCCAAAGATTTGATAGGGAATATACAAAACAAAAGTTAGAACTACAATCACTCAAGGAACAAATCACAAAACTCGAATCTGAATTTGAAACCTTACAAAACCAATCCAAAAAAGAAAAACTGGAATTAGAGGAATTGGAAACTTCTCTAACCAAACTCTACCAATCCTTGGGAGTGAAGTCTTTGTCGGAACTGAGCGAACGTTTGGTGGAAGCACGCCTCAAACAGGACAAAATCAAAACCTTAGAGGACAATCTTCGTTTAGAAGGAAAAAAATGGGGAACCACTGATACCGAAACTCTCAAACTCAAACTCAAAGATAAAATCTCTGACTGGGAGAAAAAAGGAATTGGAAAAGGGTTTGAACTCGAAGATCGCACAAACAAACAAAAGTTAGAGACGGTCATCCAAGAACGATCAGAAACCATTCGCCATTTAGAACAAAGGATTGTAGAGTTAGAAAAAAAATTAGAGACTGGAAAGGCAGTATTGGAATCCCAAATGGTTCCTGCACAAAGGGAATGGGAGAGTTCTAAAAAAATACTTGAGACAAAAGAAAAGAAAAAAGCAGAACTTGAAAAGAATTACCAAGCCTTTGAAGTGCTCATTGAACTCTTTTCGGAAATGGAAGCGGAGAGTACTGACAAAATGTCTTCTCTTGTTCGTTCTTTACAACACAGAATGGATGCCATCAAAGGATCTCTTCCTACAAAACAAATCAAATGGGATGGATTTTCAGATGAAATCCAAGTGGAAACAGAGGCAAACGAAGCTAAGATGGGTTTCGGTCAATTGTCTACGGGAACTCGTGAACAAATATCCTATGTTTTACGTTTGGAATATGCTTTCCGAATTGGAACCCAGTACAAACTTCCCTATTTATTGTTAGATGAACCATTTCGTCATATGGACAATGTTCGGCGAAATGCCGCATTGGAATATACTTTACAATGTATTTTGAATGCAGGTGAGGAATGGAAACTGGTATTATTTAGTTTTGATGAGGATTTGGTTACGACAATCAAAGGATTGGCAGAAAAGTGGAAACTTCCCTGCCAGATCCATTCTTTAATTAAACCAGTTTCTTAG
- a CDS encoding acyl-CoA desaturase translates to MTTQAEIKVKNPIDWVTTIFLLTSPLVGIFGTLYVYLYESIHLGTWALFLFYFFATGMGITVGYHRLFSHKAYEAKSPIKLLLLLFGAAAFQSTALEWSEDHRIHHKFVDTDKDPYSIKKGFWYAHIGWLFRKRKYVGQGVQDLMNDPLVVWQHKHFYSISIFMCFILPGLITMLWGSFLEGFFVAGFLRLFVVHQFTFFINSACHVWGERTFSKEQTARDNWIIAFFTFGEGYHNFHHEFQMDYRNGIRWYDYDPSKWMIKFLSFFGLTYNLKKVSEEKILQKTMFIKEKETLHQYANLGEEKLKTWSEQLAHLRETAIAEYQKWSKAKQTENQTEAGLSKKNFETTKENWEKLLSRPLFS, encoded by the coding sequence ATGACGACACAAGCTGAAATCAAAGTCAAAAACCCAATCGATTGGGTGACCACGATTTTTTTACTCACATCACCACTCGTTGGTATTTTCGGAACCCTCTATGTGTATCTTTATGAATCCATTCATTTAGGAACTTGGGCACTCTTTTTGTTTTATTTTTTTGCAACAGGTATGGGGATTACAGTCGGTTACCACAGACTTTTTTCTCACAAAGCCTATGAAGCCAAATCTCCCATAAAACTTTTGTTATTATTATTTGGTGCTGCTGCCTTTCAATCCACTGCACTTGAATGGAGTGAAGACCATCGTATCCATCATAAATTTGTAGATACTGACAAAGACCCATACTCCATTAAAAAAGGGTTTTGGTATGCTCATATTGGTTGGTTATTTCGCAAACGAAAGTATGTAGGCCAAGGGGTACAAGATTTGATGAATGACCCACTTGTGGTTTGGCAACACAAACATTTTTATTCGATTTCAATCTTTATGTGTTTTATCCTGCCAGGTCTTATCACCATGTTATGGGGGTCCTTTTTAGAAGGATTTTTTGTCGCTGGGTTTTTACGTTTGTTTGTGGTTCACCAGTTTACTTTCTTTATCAACAGTGCTTGCCATGTTTGGGGAGAAAGAACTTTTTCAAAAGAACAAACAGCACGTGACAATTGGATCATCGCCTTTTTTACGTTTGGTGAAGGATACCACAACTTCCACCACGAATTCCAAATGGACTACCGCAATGGAATCCGTTGGTATGATTATGATCCATCCAAATGGATGATCAAATTCCTTTCTTTTTTTGGTCTCACTTACAATTTGAAAAAAGTTTCTGAAGAAAAGATCTTACAAAAAACGATGTTTATCAAAGAAAAGGAAACATTACACCAGTATGCAAATCTCGGTGAAGAAAAACTAAAAACTTGGTCAGAACAATTGGCACATCTCAGAGAAACTGCCATCGCAGAATACCAAAAATGGTCCAAAGCAAAACAAACTGAGAATCAAACTGAAGCAGGACTTTCCAAAAAGAACTTTGAAACCACAAAGGAAAATTGGGAAAAACTCTTAAGTCGTCCTCTTTTTTCGTAA
- a CDS encoding metallophosphoesterase family protein has translation MKYLQVSDLHLSSASKEEESYSLAVLKEIFETAETKACERVLFCGDVFNTFPDLETLRSGFLKVVSTYSGLVYFLPGNHEVLEKKGNQNTYSAYDWSKKVIVLDQLPFTLFEENGIEFVAIPHQENYSEILLNPPPRKKTQIRIGLAHGTVSGMSFTGLQEEEEEGGSYLDPNLLQTLELDYLAIGHLHKHRFGNVGNCNVGYAGSSRVWRKGEVGPRGGILLEVKQGKVHTEFVPWLSAGEYREIIVSLDTDGNPEFSPEKYLQNTNPNDWICFRFVGYVDSMEGKQKFQETILQEWKSKFRICEFDPDESQIVVIQHISENEFIKQFLDKMNERKSQMDPSLWRHTRVTGIRFILDGGKVK, from the coding sequence ATGAAGTACTTACAAGTATCAGACCTCCACCTTTCCTCAGCCTCAAAAGAAGAAGAATCGTATTCTCTCGCAGTCCTCAAAGAAATTTTTGAAACAGCAGAAACAAAAGCTTGTGAACGAGTACTTTTTTGTGGGGATGTTTTTAATACATTTCCAGACCTGGAAACCTTACGGTCTGGGTTTTTAAAAGTCGTCTCAACCTATTCTGGACTTGTTTATTTTTTACCAGGGAACCATGAGGTCTTAGAAAAAAAGGGAAACCAAAACACATATTCCGCCTATGATTGGTCCAAAAAAGTCATTGTACTCGACCAACTCCCTTTTACATTATTCGAAGAAAATGGAATCGAGTTTGTAGCCATCCCCCACCAAGAAAACTATTCCGAAATTTTACTCAACCCCCCACCAAGAAAAAAAACACAAATACGCATTGGTCTTGCCCATGGGACAGTATCAGGTATGAGTTTCACCGGCCTACAAGAAGAAGAGGAAGAAGGTGGATCCTACTTAGACCCCAATTTACTACAAACCTTAGAATTGGATTATTTGGCAATTGGCCATTTGCATAAACACCGATTTGGCAATGTCGGAAACTGTAATGTTGGTTATGCGGGATCATCTCGCGTTTGGAGAAAAGGGGAAGTGGGACCAAGAGGTGGAATTTTACTCGAAGTCAAACAAGGAAAGGTTCATACAGAATTTGTCCCTTGGTTATCAGCTGGAGAATACCGCGAAATCATCGTGAGTCTAGATACAGATGGAAATCCAGAGTTTAGTCCAGAAAAATACTTACAAAATACAAATCCCAATGATTGGATTTGTTTTCGGTTTGTTGGGTATGTGGATTCGATGGAAGGAAAACAAAAATTCCAAGAAACCATCCTTCAGGAATGGAAATCAAAATTTAGAATTTGTGAATTTGATCCCGATGAATCTCAAATTGTTGTCATCCAACACATTTCAGAAAACGAGTTCATCAAACAATTTTTAGATAAAATGAATGAACGAAAAAGCCAAATGGATCCGAGTTTGTGGAGACATACTCGCGTAACAGGCATTCGTTTTATTTTAGATGGAGGAAAAGTAAAGTGA
- a CDS encoding GAF domain-containing sensor histidine kinase translates to MQIQVFFLTSIILTSSFGWFAFAYGLSKIQSSPFLSLVAVGMGCFSFTLFFFIPRMNQSQGEEKPKKRDELVQNLFALEKFKEELISFNDPDQISETISQFLASKIPAEFVQVYTWDEKEGQFRPRPFLTSKDHQHSDLPSIPVFNPFLLWLSEREGIHIKENFIQYVSPSHEKIAKEALHFFSDTRSELVATLSIKSSLVGFILLGKHKEGKIYDLEEIEIILDILSVSLMSLSNSMIYQQLLNLTETLEAKVRERTKELEETQAHLVQSEKMASLGVMVAGIAHEINTPAAVINGAADNLDANLVFVLSHLGDITHLIQNPDFRSLYLDILFSFVKEDPNTKIDPKDKFKLKKETKLKFIHDGMPENDATDLATFLIDHHLMHMQEELLRIWKSGGKETFEMLKNTLSLQRNIKNIKYAIRNIVRIVKALKYYSHLGQNSYEVSDIHEGLENTLVIMQNQIKHGVEIERNYGTIPLVRCNLDELNQVWTNLITNAIHAMKKVEHPKLIISSRRIGEEYVMVSFEDNGSGIPTEIKDKIWDPFFTTKDQGEGTGLGLGIVKGIIEKHKGRIEVESSPGRTLFMVYLPLVGPGDVPNLPKEIFREVRG, encoded by the coding sequence ATGCAAATACAAGTTTTCTTTCTTACTTCTATCATTCTAACATCCAGTTTTGGATGGTTTGCCTTTGCTTATGGATTAAGCAAAATCCAATCTTCTCCTTTCTTATCCTTGGTTGCGGTTGGTATGGGTTGTTTCAGTTTCACTCTCTTTTTCTTTATCCCTCGTATGAATCAATCGCAAGGTGAAGAAAAACCAAAAAAACGAGATGAACTCGTTCAAAACCTCTTTGCCTTAGAGAAATTCAAGGAAGAACTGATCTCGTTTAATGATCCAGACCAAATTAGTGAAACCATCAGCCAATTTTTAGCTTCTAAAATTCCTGCAGAGTTTGTGCAAGTGTACACATGGGATGAAAAGGAAGGCCAATTTAGACCAAGACCTTTCCTAACATCCAAAGACCACCAACATTCTGACTTACCATCCATTCCTGTTTTCAATCCATTTTTGCTTTGGTTATCCGAACGAGAAGGGATTCATATCAAAGAAAATTTTATCCAATATGTTTCCCCAAGTCATGAAAAAATTGCGAAGGAAGCATTACATTTTTTTAGCGATACTCGTTCTGAATTGGTAGCAACACTATCGATTAAGTCAAGTTTGGTGGGTTTTATCTTACTTGGAAAACACAAAGAAGGGAAAATTTACGATTTAGAAGAAATTGAAATCATTTTAGATATCCTTTCGGTTTCACTCATGTCCCTTTCCAATTCTATGATTTACCAACAGTTGCTAAACTTAACAGAAACCTTGGAAGCAAAGGTAAGAGAAAGAACAAAAGAGTTAGAAGAAACACAAGCCCATCTTGTCCAATCGGAAAAAATGGCTTCTCTTGGGGTGATGGTAGCAGGAATTGCTCATGAAATCAACACACCAGCTGCCGTCATCAATGGTGCCGCAGACAATCTGGATGCCAATCTGGTTTTCGTCTTATCCCACTTAGGTGATATTACACACCTCATTCAAAATCCTGATTTTCGTTCTTTGTATTTGGATATCTTATTCAGTTTTGTCAAAGAAGATCCCAATACTAAAATTGATCCAAAAGACAAATTCAAACTGAAAAAAGAAACCAAACTCAAGTTCATACATGATGGGATGCCAGAAAACGATGCTACTGATCTTGCAACCTTTCTCATCGATCACCACCTCATGCATATGCAAGAAGAATTATTACGTATTTGGAAATCGGGCGGAAAAGAAACCTTTGAGATGTTAAAGAACACGTTAAGCCTACAACGTAATATCAAAAATATCAAATATGCGATTCGTAATATTGTTAGGATCGTGAAAGCTTTAAAATACTATTCCCATCTAGGCCAAAATTCATACGAAGTATCAGACATACATGAAGGACTTGAAAACACACTGGTGATTATGCAAAACCAAATCAAACATGGTGTGGAAATTGAACGTAATTATGGAACTATCCCTCTTGTTCGGTGTAATTTGGATGAACTCAACCAAGTTTGGACAAATCTCATCACCAATGCCATCCATGCGATGAAAAAAGTCGAACACCCAAAACTCATTATTTCTTCCAGAAGGATTGGAGAAGAATATGTGATGGTTAGTTTTGAAGACAATGGATCAGGGATTCCCACTGAAATTAAAGACAAAATATGGGATCCATTTTTTACAACAAAAGACCAAGGCGAAGGAACAGGTCTTGGGCTTGGGATTGTGAAAGGAATCATCGAAAAACACAAAGGAAGGATTGAAGTGGAATCGTCCCCCGGTAGAACATTATTTATGGTCTACTTACCGTTAGTGGGTCCAGGTGATGTGCCAAATCTCCCTAAAGAAATCTTTAGGGAGGTGAGAGGGTAA
- the tpx gene encoding thiol peroxidase yields MAQVTLKGNPVPLEGSIPKPGDKAPDFKVAKQDLSDISLKDLAGKVKILVAVPSLDTPVCAIETKKFNEKVAKENGITTLIISGDLPFAMKRFCSTEGIDSDNLITGSQFKDFSFSKNYGTHISGGPLAGLSARAVFVVDKNDVVRYTELVPEIGSEPNYDTVLAEAKKLV; encoded by the coding sequence ATGGCTCAAGTAACACTCAAAGGAAATCCCGTACCTCTCGAAGGATCCATCCCAAAACCAGGAGACAAAGCTCCCGATTTTAAAGTCGCCAAACAAGATTTAAGTGATATATCCTTAAAAGATTTAGCAGGAAAGGTAAAAATCCTCGTAGCAGTACCGAGCCTTGATACTCCTGTTTGTGCTATCGAAACTAAAAAGTTCAATGAAAAAGTTGCAAAAGAAAATGGAATCACAACTCTCATTATTTCTGGTGACCTTCCTTTTGCCATGAAACGTTTTTGTTCCACAGAAGGCATTGATTCAGACAACCTGATCACTGGTTCTCAGTTTAAAGATTTTTCGTTTTCCAAAAACTACGGAACCCATATCTCTGGTGGTCCACTTGCTGGTCTTTCTGCTAGAGCCGTATTCGTTGTGGATAAAAACGATGTCGTTCGGTATACGGAACTTGTTCCTGAAATCGGAAGTGAACCAAATTATGACACCGTTCTTGCAGAAGCTAAGAAACTGGTTTAA
- a CDS encoding FecR family protein — MKRTIIQKLSVLGFVAIFAMFAVACQKDSKETVTNVTDKNQPASNVIIAFVKGDVVVLRENGQIKPSLGDTLTSQDTIVTGENGSVELLVGEDGVLKLNKNTSLSVSQAFAANDGTRETEVNMQYGKLVTVLRKERKTESFSVVTPTSIAGVRGTIFLTNVENPSAKGGNVGCGSSNCVVKYTVLDGAVAIRKSNSDNEIVVDKQKSAEVASDTKLSDKMIKPMDKQSLGEMKEMLVFENTKMLQFESLANELKSNNEELQKMNLGSSVEELEKAAKTREITKSKSDEVITTAKSIEDSKYIKKDVQKDSLKLAPKESFDKTK, encoded by the coding sequence ATGAAACGTACAATCATACAAAAATTGTCGGTTTTGGGATTTGTGGCGATTTTTGCCATGTTTGCCGTAGCTTGCCAAAAAGACTCAAAAGAGACTGTAACAAATGTTACAGATAAAAACCAACCAGCTAGTAATGTGATCATTGCCTTTGTAAAAGGTGATGTAGTCGTATTAAGAGAAAATGGGCAAATCAAACCAAGCTTAGGTGATACATTAACTTCACAAGACACAATTGTTACAGGTGAAAATGGATCTGTTGAACTTTTGGTAGGTGAAGACGGCGTTCTCAAACTAAACAAAAATACTTCCCTCAGTGTAAGCCAAGCATTTGCTGCAAACGATGGAACACGTGAAACAGAAGTGAACATGCAATACGGAAAACTAGTAACTGTTCTTCGTAAAGAAAGAAAAACAGAATCTTTCAGTGTTGTGACTCCAACGTCAATCGCGGGTGTTCGTGGAACGATCTTCCTTACTAATGTAGAAAATCCTTCTGCTAAAGGTGGAAACGTAGGATGTGGATCCTCAAATTGTGTTGTAAAGTATACCGTTCTTGATGGTGCGGTTGCGATCCGTAAATCAAACTCTGATAATGAAATCGTAGTCGACAAACAAAAGTCAGCTGAAGTGGCTTCTGACACAAAACTTTCTGATAAAATGATCAAACCAATGGACAAACAATCCTTAGGTGAAATGAAAGAAATGTTAGTGTTTGAAAACACAAAAATGTTACAGTTTGAGTCTCTTGCAAATGAACTCAAATCAAACAATGAAGAACTTCAAAAGATGAACCTAGGTTCTTCTGTCGAAGAATTAGAAAAAGCAGCAAAAACTCGTGAAATCACCAAATCAAAGTCAGATGAAGTGATCACTACTGCAAAATCAATTGAAGATTCTAAATACATCAAAAAAGATGTGCAAAAAGATTCACTAAAATTAGCTCCAAAAGAGAGTTTTGATAAGACGAAATGA